The region TCTTGGCCGGAATGATATCCTCAGAATCACCGGGACGTTTAATATTAAACTGCAGATAAACGCCTTCCGTCGGCTGAATCTTAATGATTAGTATGTTGGGCTCCACGTCCGGATAAGGCCGGCGGAAAATGACAGCCAGTTCAATCTCGCGTTTCCCTGTCTTTTTTCCGGTCCGGATGTAAAAGGGGGTTCCTTTCCAGCGTTCATTGTCAATGAAAAGGCGCAGGGCTCCATAGGTTTCTGTCTGTGAATCCGGTTTTACAAGAGGTTCGCCGCGGTAGCCCTCGTATTGTCCCAGGACCAGAGTGCTTTCTATGGACGTTTCATCCGCCGGCCGCAAACAGCGGAAGACATCCAGCTGGGCATCGTGCAGCCCTCTGGGACTAAATTCCTCCGGCCGCTCCATGGCCATGATGGACAGAATCTGGAACAGATGGTTCTGTACCATATCTTTCAGGGCGCCGCTGGCATCATAGTAACCGCCGCGGGTTTCCACGCCCATGTCCTCCAGGGCGGAAATCTGCACAGATTCAATATAGCGGGAATTCCACACGTCTGTAAAAATAGGATTGGAAAACCGGATTGCCTGGATATTGCGGACCATTTCCTTTCCGAGGTAGTGATCGATGCGGTAAATATGCTCCGGGCCAAAGAATGCCTCCAGCTCTGTGTTAAGGGCTGTGGCCGCGGCCAGATTCTCTCCAAAGGGCTTTTCCAGTATCACTTTGCCGGAGGAGGAACCATGGACCAGTTTAAGTCCCTCTGTGATGGCGCTGAAAAAACGGGGAGCCACAGCAAAGTAAAAGATGTGGGAGCTGATATCATTTTCCCTGTAATAATGATTCAGCCCATGATATGCTTCCAAACGGGAAAAATCCATCCGGTAATAATCTATTTTTTCTGAGAAACGGTCAAATGCTTTTTCCTCAAAGGAGAGCCGGGTGAATTTCTCCACCCAGTCCCTGGAAATCCGACGGTAATGGCTGCTGTCGTAGTCGCGGCGGCCAATGATGGTGATGCGGCTGTCTTGGGGAAGCTTTCCGGTGATATCCATGGTGTAAAGAGCGGGAAGAAGCTTGCGGAAGGTGAGATCCCCGGTGCCTCCGAAGATGGTAAGGTTAGTGCTGATTATCATTTGCCCACCTCCATTCATGGTGGAATACGCCTTCGCGGTCTGTTCTCTCATAGGTGTGGGCTCCAAAGCAGTCGCGCTGGGCCTGGATTAAATTGGCGCCTGCTGCCTTTGCCCGGAATTCGTCCAGGTAGGACACAGCGTTGCAGAGGGCGGGAATGGGAAGGCCGTTCATGACGCCTGTGGAGACAGCCTGGCGCAGGCTGTCCTGATGCTCATTGATGCGGGACAGGAAGAAGCGGTCGAATATGAGGCTTTCCGGCTTTGGCTCAGCTTCAAATGCGTGGGTGATGTCATTTAAGAAAACAGCCTGGATGATGCATCCCGCGCGGAATATGGAAGCAATTTTCCCCAGGTCCAGATTCCAGCCGTACAGCCTGGATGCATCCTGCATCAGGGAGAAACCCTGGGCATAAGCGATGATCTTCCCTGTATACAGGGCTTCGCGGACCATGGCCGCAAATGCCTCTTTATCAGGGGAGAGGCTGACAGCCGGGGAATGGATAAGCTCCCATGCTTTTTCTCTTTCATCCAGATGGTTGGACATGATGCGGGCCGTGCAGGCAGAGGTAATCATGGAGATATCCACGCCTTGCTTCAGGGCTTCTATGCTGGCCCACCTTCCGGTTCCTTTCTGTTTGGCGCTGTCTTTGATGCGGTCAATGAGCTCTCCGTCCGCCAGGTCGTCAGCCTCCCGGAAGATACCGGCAGTAATGCCAATCAGGTAGCTGTGAAGCTCCCCGTCGTTCCAGGATTTAAAGATATGAGCCAGATCCTGATTGGTGAACCCGCCCACATATTTTAACAGCAGATAGGATTCTGCAATCAGCTGCATATCCGCGTACTCAATCCCGTTATGGACCATTTTTACATAATGTCCTGCCCCGTCCGGGCCAATGTAGGAGCAGCAGGGCTCGTCCATGGCCCTGGCGGCAATGGCTTCCAGTATGGGGCGCACTGATTCGTAAGCACCGGCATTGCCTCCGGGCATGATGGAGGGACCGAACCGTGCGCCTTCCTCCCCTCCGGAGATGCCTACCCCCAGGTAGTGGATTCCCTTCTCTGCCAGCAGGGCTGCCCGCCTTCTGGTATCCTCAAAAAATGAATTCCCTCCGTCCAGTATCATGTCCCCCTCTTCCAGAAGGGGAACCAGCTGTTCTATGACGGCGTCCACCGGTTTGCCGGCCTGGATCATCAGCATTACCTTACGGGGACGTGAGAGGGCGTCTGTCAGTCTGTTCAGGTCATAAAAGGGAGTCAGGTTCTCATGAGGATGGTCTCTCATGACCTGCTGTGTGACAGCGGCGCTGCGGTTATAACCGCCCACCTTAAATCCGTGGTCAGCCATATTCAGGGCAAGGCTTCTGCCCATAACGGAAAGTCCTACGATTCCAATATCAAGTTTTGTCATTCTGTTACCTCCTATCAGGTGAAATCCGGGTTAGATAGTATGTTGGGAAAGAACAATGGAAACAGCTTCCGGCGCAGGTACGCGGGAACATATGTCCATGAGCCGACCTGTTTCCTGGTTAATCTGAAAGCTTACAAGGCCGCCCCGTGTGCGGTTGGCAACCAATAGATACCGGCCGTCCGGCGTAAGAACCATGTCGCGGGGATGGATGCCGCCGCATCCTGTTTGCTGGATTTGCGCAAGACAGCCATGGTCAATCTTAAAAACCGTTATGACCTCGGCAAATCGGGTGGACACATACAAAAAGCGTTCGTCCGGCGATAAACGTATGGCAGCCGATGCAGGCGGTTCCTCATATACTGCGTCCGAAGGCAGGATGGAACAGATATGCAGGAGCCTCATGGAAAAGTCAGGAAGGGATATACTGTTATGGCTGCTGTCCGTCCCTGCGGCAGCATCTTCTGTCAGACTGTAGACAAAGACCTGATTGCTCAGCTCACTGACAAGGAACAACTGCTTATGGTCCCTGTCAAAAATTCCGTGGCGGGGACCGGTTCCCGTGTCAAAGGCCAGCTCAGATACAAGGGAAAAATCCTTCTGACAGTCAAACACCATCACTTTATCCAGTAGCAGGCAGGGAACCATCATATAGTGGCTGTGAAATAAAATCTGATGGCATCCGGCCTTGGGCGCAATGAGGATTCTTTTGGCCAGTTCAAGGTACGGGCGGGCGGGCCGCTTTTCATGTCCATGAGAACCTGCCTCATATTTTATCCCGTATATCAGTATGGTACCTTCATGGTAGTTAGCCGTGTATATATAACGGTCATCCCGGACCACGTAGCAGGCCGGCGAGGACTCCTCAAAGACTTCCGCTGCCGGTGAGGCAGAGGCATTATCTTTATTATGGGCCGTATCTAAAAGACATATCCCGGACCGGCCCTCTCTTTTTAATGGGGAAGCCAGCAGAGAATCCTTCAGGGAAAGAAACTTACAATCAGGGGCTTCATAATATAATTCGGGATAAGACATTGCACCGTTTCTTAAATCAATGGTAAAACGGTAAATGCCCAGGCTTTCAGGCGAGGCATAGGTACCGAGAAATCCGGTGAGGCTGTTGTTCATGGCAATTCCTTTCTGAGCAAACTGTAATCAAATAAACATCAGTTGCTATCTGTAATTATAAAAGTTACAGTACTATATGTCAAGTGATATTTGGTACTATTTTACGGGATAATTTTTTGAATGCCTTTTTGGATGTTTTTAGAATGCGCCATATTTATGGATTGATGCAATATAGAGGGTTTGGAATGAATGGAACTAGAAATATAAATGTTGGAAAATCGGACGTCAGGTGAGAGGACAATATGTTTTATGAATTCAGCGGTCTGCGCAGCAAACCGGATATAAGGTATTACTTTGCAGGATAGAATCCGCTGGGAGCCTCGGACAGATTAATCATGATATTCTTCATCTGTGTGTAGTGCTCCAGAATAACCTTATGGGTCTCACGGCCAATACCGGACTCCTTGTAGCCGCCGAAGGGTGAGCCCTCCGGAATCTGATTGTATGTATTGACCCACATACGTCCTGTCTCAATGCCGCGGGATACGCGGATGGCGCGGTTTAAGTCGCGGGTCCAGACAGCGCCGCCAAGGCCGTAAGCATTGTCGTTGGCCATGCGGATGACCTCGTCCTCGTCCTTGAATTTAAGGATACAGGCCACCGGTCCGAAGATCTCCTCCTGGGCAACACGCATATCATTGGTCACGTCAGCCAGCAGGGTGGGACGCATGAAGCAGCCCTTTGCCAGTTCGCCTTCTGTTAAGCGTTCCCCGCCGCAGATCAGGCGGGCGCCTTCCTGCCTGCCGATTTCCACATAGCTTAAAATCTTTTCCGGCTGGCGTTCGTTGATCTGGCTGCCCATCTGGGTCTCAGGATCCCATGATACGCCTACCTTAACATTGTTAAATGCCTTTACAGCGTCCTCAAGGAACTTATCATAAATACCCTCATGTACGAATACACGGGAGCCCGCGCAGCATACCTGGCCCTGATTGAACAGGATGCCTAACTGGAGACCGTCAATGGCCTGCTCCCAGTTGCAGTCCAGGAAGAAGATGTTGGCGGATTTTCCTCCTAATTCCAGGGGGGCCGGGATAAGACGGCCGGCTGCGGCCAGGGCTACCTGACGTCCTGCCTCGGTGGAGCCGGTAAATGCCAGCTTTCTGAAGCCCTTGTGGTCAAGCATATACTGGCCTGACTTGGATCCGGAACCGGTTATCACGTTGAATACGCCTTTAGGAATGACATCCTGTACCAGGCGGGCAAATTCAAGGACGGAAAGGGATGTGTCGCTGGATGGTTTAGATACGCTGCAGCATCCGGCTGCCGGGACCGGAGCCAGCTTCCACGCTGCCATAAGGAACGGGAAGTTCCGGGGAACAATCTGTCCTACAACGCCAATCGGTTCACGTAATATCAGGGAAAGGAACTGCTCATCCAGTATATTGGCGCTGCCTTCCTCTGCCGTGATGCAGCCCGCAAAGTAGCGGAAGTGTTTTGCGCTCAGCGGAATATCGATGGCCATGGTTTCGCGGATTGGCTTGCCGTTGTCCAGGGATTCTACCATAGCCAGGTGCTCTGTATTCGCGTCGATGATGTCAGCAATTTTATTCAGGATGGCAGCGCGTTCACTGGTAGGAACCTTCTTCCATGTCTCAAATGCTTTCCATGCTTCCCTGACAGCATCATCCACGTCTTCCTTGGCAGCCTGAGCACACTCAGCCAGCTTTTCTCCATTGGCAGGGCACTAAAGAATTCACCATCAGAAGCGTCACGCCACTGTCCCCCTATAAAAAGCTGATACCTGTTCTGAAGTTCTGGTTTGTTCATGTAATACCTCCTTGTTTTGTGTTGTTGCACTCCTATAAATAAGGCTTATAAAAGCCTTGCTTCCGATTACATTAACTACCATATCATTTTCATGTAAAAAAGCATTATTTGTTAAATTGTTTTCATAATAGTTTTTACTTTGACAAATTTTCAGTTATTATAAATTGATATAAAGGGAAAGTCACGCTATAATGACTGTCCCGAATACCCCAGGTGCGCGCGGGCCAGAGGGAAGGGGTGCTGTATTGGGTATCCGGATGAGGAGACTCAGATGGTACAGGCCGGGGAGTGCAGGGCCGAGGATGGATTTCCGCTGTTTGCGGGGGAAGAGTAGGTGTATCTGGGGTTATGGCGGAATAAAAGAAATATTTATCTTTATACAAAAACGGACATGGTGATATTTGACAAGGTTATTTAATTTAAGATAAAAATATGTTATAATTTGTACAATGTAAAGGGAAGGGGGGAACATATGCAATACTACGCGCACATCAGCGACGACAAGATGCGAAGGCAGACAGTGAAGGAGCATCTGACAGGGACGGCCAGGCGTTCTGAACTGTTCGCAGAGGCTTTCCGGTGCGGAGCATGGGGGTATGGATGCGGAATTCTGCACGACATTGGAAAATATACCCAGGGATTCATAAAGCGTCTGGAAGGCGGTTCCATTACAGACCATGCCACGGCGGGGGCCCAGGAGATGATGGGGCTGTATGCCAGGACCAACCCGCTGGCTGCTTATTGCGCCGCTTACTGTATCAGCGGCCACCATTCGGGACTTCTGGACGGGGGAAGGAACGGCGACACGGCAGGGGAGGCCACGCTTCAGGGAAGGCTTAAGAAGCAGTTAGAGGATTACAGCCCATACAAGGATGAAGTTGAGATGCCGGATTTTCCCGGGCTGCCTTTGAGACAAATAGGCAAGGGAGGATTCAGCCTGTCATTTTTCATCAGAATGCTGTTTTCATGCCTTGTGGACGGAGATTATCTGGATACGGAGCAATTTATGCTGGGACACGATGCGGGAAGGGGGGACCATGATTGTATGGACGTCCTTCTCAGGCGTCTGGAAAGCCATGTGGAATCCTGGCTTTCCAATGATGATTTGATATCTGTAAATGGAAGAAGGACGGCTATACTGAAGGCATGTCTGCAGGCAGGCAGAAGGAAGCAGGGACTGTACCAGCTCACGGTACCTACCGGCGGAGGCAAGACCATATCCTCCCTTGGGTTTGCCCTGCGCCACGCAGTGGAACATGGTCTTGACCGGATTATTTATGTGATCCCGTATACGAGTATCATCGAACAGAACGCCCAGGTATTTAAGGAAATCCTGGGAAAGAAAAATGTTCTGGAAAACCATTGTAATGTGACGTATGAGGACAATGAGAGCGCCCGGGAGTTAAAATTGGAACAGTTGGCCGCCGAGAATTGGGATAAGCCGGTGGTGGTCACTACAAATGTCCAATTTTTTGAATCACTCTTTGCCTCCAGGACTTCGGTATGCCGCAAACTGCATAACATTGCCAACAGTGTGATCATATTTGATGAGGCACAAATGCTGCCGGTGAAATATCTGATGCCATGTATTCGGGCTGTCAGCGAGCTTATATGTAATTATCACTGCACGGCTGTTATCTGTACGGCTACCCAGCCGTCCCTGCAGCCCTTCTTTCCTGCAAAGATACAGGAACTGGAGGCGGCGGAACTATGTCCGGTTGTAAAAGGACAATATGATTTTTTCAAAAGAACAAGGATACACCTGGCAGGACGGATATCCCAGGAGCATCTGGTGAAGGAGCTGGAAGGCCGGCATCAGGTCCTTTGTATCCTGAACAGCAGAAAGCGTGTACAGCGTATCTACGAGTCCATTGAGGACCGGGGAACGTATCATTTATCCACATTGATGTATCCAAAGCACAGGAAGGAGCTTTTGAAGGAGATTCGCGGCCGTCTGTCATCAGGAGAACCGTGCCGGCTTATTTCCACCAGCCTGGTGGAAGCAGGCGTGGATTTTGACTTTCCGGCCGTATACAGGGAGCTGGCCGGAATTGACAGCGTGATCCAGGCTGCCGGAAGGTGCAACAGGGAGGGAAAGAGGGATCCGGAAGAATGCATTACTCAGGTATTTACTTTGGAGGAAGAGGAGGATATCCATATACCACAGGAATTAAAACTGCCTATTTCAGTTGCGGGGCAGATTGTGGGAAAGTATGAAGATATATCATCGCCGGAGGCCATTGGAGAATATTTCACCAGGCTGTACCGGTATAAAGGGGAGGGATTGGACGCAAAGGATGTGGTGGAGCAGTTTGAGCAGGGAAGCCGTTCCTTCATGTTTCCATTTGCATCAGTGGCTTCCGGGTTCCGCCTGATTGAGAGTAATACCAGGACCATTTTAATTGATACAGAGCCGGAAGCAGCGCAGATTGCCATGCAAATCCGGCGGGGAGAGCATAACAGGGAGCTTATCAGGCAGGCGGGACAGTACTGTGTAAATGTTTTTGAACATGATTTTGAAGCGTTAAACGGCGCTGGCCGCCTTGAACAGATAGACCAGGAATTTTATGTTCTGAGGAATAAGGAGCAGTATACAAGGGAGAGAGGACTTGTGATTGACGTAAGCCGCGGCGATGCCGTCATGTTTTGAGTCCCCTTCATGAAAATGGCGTATGCCGGAAAGGAGTGAAGTGATGAGCCGAGGAGTACGGGTCCGGATGTGGGGGGATTATGCCCTTTTCAGCCGCCCTGAGATGAAGGTGGAACGGTGCAGCTATGATGTTATGACTCCCTCCGCCGCAAGGGGTATGCTGGAGGCCGTCTACTGGCATCCGGGGATGCGGTGGGTGATTGACAAAATCTATGTGAGAAAACCCATCCAGTTTACCAGCATCCGAAGAAATGAGGTAAAGAGCAAGGTATTGGCAGGAAATGTATTGTCTGCTATAAACGGGGGAGGAAAACCGCTGTATATAAGCAGCAGGGAGGAAATCGTACAGAGAGCGGCCATTCTTCTGCGGGATGTGGAATATGTGGTTGAGGCTCACTTTGAGATGACCCCCAAGGCAGTCCCAGGGGATAATGAGGGTAAGTTTAAGGACATTATTATGCGCCGGCTCCGCAGGGGTGAGTGCTATCACAGACCGTATTTTGGATGCCGGGAATTTCCTGCCCAGTTTGCCCTTTATGAAGAGGAGGAGGTAGACACTGCATATGCCGGAACGGAGAGGGATTTGGGGTATATGCTGTTTGACTTTGATTACTCAGATACAGAGGACATTAAACCCATGTTTTTCAGGGCCGTCATGAAGGATGGTGTTCTGGATGTAAGGAATTGTGAGGTGGTGCGATGATTCTCCAGGCGCTTGTTGAATATTATGAAGCCCTTGAGCGGAAGGGAAAGATAACCAGTCCGGGCTGGTGCAGGGCCAGGGTAGCGTACGGGCTGGATATTTCAGAGCAGGGGGAGCTTAAGAGCGTCATTCCCCTTAAGCAGGAGCGGCAGAAAGGTAAAAAGACAGTCACGGTACCGCAAAGCCTTACGGTACCCCAGATGGTTTCCCGTTCTTCCGGTGTATCCGCCAATTTCCTGTGCGACCATTCCGGTTATATGCTGGGAATTGATAATAAGGGGAAACCGGAGCGGTCCAGGGAATGTTTTGAGTGCGCCAAAAAGAAGCATAAGGACATTTTAGAGCATATCAGCAGCCCCGCGGCCGGGGCGGTGTGCCGGTTTTTTGACCGCTGGGCGCCGGATCAGGCAGCGGAAAACCCATGCCTGATACCGGAACTGGAGGAGATTATATCCGGTTCTAATCTGGTGTTCATGGTGGATGGGGAATATGTCCATGAGGACCCGGATATAAGGCAGTGCTGGGAAGAATACAGCCGTCAGTCAGGCACAGGACCTGTGGGCGTCTGCCTGGTGACAGGGCGCAGGGAGGAAATAGCCAGGATTCACGGCACCATAAAAGGCGTCCAGGGGGCCCAGTCCAGCGGTGCTGCGCTGGTTTCCTTTAATGCACCTGCCTTTGAATCATACGGCAAGGAACAGAGCTTTAACGCACCGGTGGGAACATACGCGGCCTATGCCTATACCACGGCGCTCAATTATCTCCTTGGGGACCGGACTCATAGGACAACCATCGGTGACACGGCAGTGGTTTACTGGTCCGAGGAAGGCGAC is a window of Enterocloster clostridioformis DNA encoding:
- the zwf gene encoding glucose-6-phosphate dehydrogenase, which translates into the protein MIISTNLTIFGGTGDLTFRKLLPALYTMDITGKLPQDSRITIIGRRDYDSSHYRRISRDWVEKFTRLSFEEKAFDRFSEKIDYYRMDFSRLEAYHGLNHYYRENDISSHIFYFAVAPRFFSAITEGLKLVHGSSSGKVILEKPFGENLAAATALNTELEAFFGPEHIYRIDHYLGKEMVRNIQAIRFSNPIFTDVWNSRYIESVQISALEDMGVETRGGYYDASGALKDMVQNHLFQILSIMAMERPEEFSPRGLHDAQLDVFRCLRPADETSIESTLVLGQYEGYRGEPLVKPDSQTETYGALRLFIDNERWKGTPFYIRTGKKTGKREIELAVIFRRPYPDVEPNILIIKIQPTEGVYLQFNIKRPGDSEDIIPAKMDFCQNCSLIHQLNTPEAYERLITACMAGERSWFSQWDQIELSWNYISHLKKLHAGKQLPVYPYKPGTHGPAEANRMLEQYGHSWL
- the gndA gene encoding NADP-dependent phosphogluconate dehydrogenase — encoded protein: MTKLDIGIVGLSVMGRSLALNMADHGFKVGGYNRSAAVTQQVMRDHPHENLTPFYDLNRLTDALSRPRKVMLMIQAGKPVDAVIEQLVPLLEEGDMILDGGNSFFEDTRRRAALLAEKGIHYLGVGISGGEEGARFGPSIMPGGNAGAYESVRPILEAIAARAMDEPCCSYIGPDGAGHYVKMVHNGIEYADMQLIAESYLLLKYVGGFTNQDLAHIFKSWNDGELHSYLIGITAGIFREADDLADGELIDRIKDSAKQKGTGRWASIEALKQGVDISMITSACTARIMSNHLDEREKAWELIHSPAVSLSPDKEAFAAMVREALYTGKIIAYAQGFSLMQDASRLYGWNLDLGKIASIFRAGCIIQAVFLNDITHAFEAEPKPESLIFDRFFLSRINEHQDSLRQAVSTGVMNGLPIPALCNAVSYLDEFRAKAAGANLIQAQRDCFGAHTYERTDREGVFHHEWRWANDNQH
- a CDS encoding lactonase family protein; this encodes MNNSLTGFLGTYASPESLGIYRFTIDLRNGAMSYPELYYEAPDCKFLSLKDSLLASPLKREGRSGICLLDTAHNKDNASASPAAEVFEESSPACYVVRDDRYIYTANYHEGTILIYGIKYEAGSHGHEKRPARPYLELAKRILIAPKAGCHQILFHSHYMMVPCLLLDKVMVFDCQKDFSLVSELAFDTGTGPRHGIFDRDHKQLFLVSELSNQVFVYSLTEDAAAGTDSSHNSISLPDFSMRLLHICSILPSDAVYEEPPASAAIRLSPDERFLYVSTRFAEVITVFKIDHGCLAQIQQTGCGGIHPRDMVLTPDGRYLLVANRTRGGLVSFQINQETGRLMDICSRVPAPEAVSIVLSQHTI
- the cas3 gene encoding CRISPR-associated helicase Cas3'; the encoded protein is MQYYAHISDDKMRRQTVKEHLTGTARRSELFAEAFRCGAWGYGCGILHDIGKYTQGFIKRLEGGSITDHATAGAQEMMGLYARTNPLAAYCAAYCISGHHSGLLDGGRNGDTAGEATLQGRLKKQLEDYSPYKDEVEMPDFPGLPLRQIGKGGFSLSFFIRMLFSCLVDGDYLDTEQFMLGHDAGRGDHDCMDVLLRRLESHVESWLSNDDLISVNGRRTAILKACLQAGRRKQGLYQLTVPTGGGKTISSLGFALRHAVEHGLDRIIYVIPYTSIIEQNAQVFKEILGKKNVLENHCNVTYEDNESARELKLEQLAAENWDKPVVVTTNVQFFESLFASRTSVCRKLHNIANSVIIFDEAQMLPVKYLMPCIRAVSELICNYHCTAVICTATQPSLQPFFPAKIQELEAAELCPVVKGQYDFFKRTRIHLAGRISQEHLVKELEGRHQVLCILNSRKRVQRIYESIEDRGTYHLSTLMYPKHRKELLKEIRGRLSSGEPCRLISTSLVEAGVDFDFPAVYRELAGIDSVIQAAGRCNREGKRDPEECITQVFTLEEEEDIHIPQELKLPISVAGQIVGKYEDISSPEAIGEYFTRLYRYKGEGLDAKDVVEQFEQGSRSFMFPFASVASGFRLIESNTRTILIDTEPEAAQIAMQIRRGEHNRELIRQAGQYCVNVFEHDFEALNGAGRLEQIDQEFYVLRNKEQYTRERGLVIDVSRGDAVMF
- the cas5c gene encoding type I-C CRISPR-associated protein Cas5c gives rise to the protein MSRGVRVRMWGDYALFSRPEMKVERCSYDVMTPSAARGMLEAVYWHPGMRWVIDKIYVRKPIQFTSIRRNEVKSKVLAGNVLSAINGGGKPLYISSREEIVQRAAILLRDVEYVVEAHFEMTPKAVPGDNEGKFKDIIMRRLRRGECYHRPYFGCREFPAQFALYEEEEVDTAYAGTERDLGYMLFDFDYSDTEDIKPMFFRAVMKDGVLDVRNCEVVR